TCTGATAGCAACCAATGGCCGGCAGGGCTTTGATATGGTTCATAGCCATCAGGTCGATCTGGTTGTTACCGATGTTGATATGCCCCAAATGGACGGTATTACCCTTTGCAAGAAACTTCAAGCCGATCACAAAACCAATGCAATCCCTATCATTATTCAAAGTTCATTTGACACCGAATCTGATATTGAAAAAGGATTTATAGCCGGTGCCTCAGCGTATATTCCCAAAAAGGAACTATCGGCATCTCTGTTGCAAACAGTCAGATCACTTCTTCAAAAATCATCGATAAATCGAAGTAGGCGCGTGATGATAGTCGATGATTCTGCAACCATCAGAAAAATAGTTGAAAAGGGACTGGGGAAAAAGGGCTTTCAAATCATGACGGCAGAAAACGGAAAAGTGGCTTTGTCACGTATTGGCGATCAACTGCCGCATTTAATCTTAAGCGACATTGATATGCCGGAAATGGATGGTTATGCGTTTTGCAGAATTCTCAAAGAAAACCCTGACCTTGCCACTATTCCTTTTGTGGTAATGAGCGCCAGACAGGAAATGAGCCAGGTGAGAAGAATGCTTAGTATAGGCGCAGATACCTATTTATTTAAACCGTTTAATATTGATGAACTGGTGATGCTGATTGAAAAACTGCTGTCTGATCAGTATCGCTTTTTGTTAATGGAAAAAGAACGGTTAAACACAGAGCAAAAACTGACGGTGTCTAGTATTGCCAGTCTGGTTACTGCCCTGGAAGCAAGAGATGCCTATACCAGCGGACATTCAGCAGATGTTGCCCGAATAGTCTCGCAAATGGGAGCTCTGGCGGGGCTGGAGCCGGAAAAGGTTAACCGTTTGAAAATCAGCGGAGAATTGCACGATATCGGCAAAATAGGCGTTAAGGATGCCGTGCTGCTGAAACCGGGCCGGCTGACCGATGAAGAGTTTGAATCTATAAAGCAACATCCTGTAACCGGAGCGAACATTTTAAGGCCGATTGAAAGTTTTGCCGATATTATCGATGTTGTCCAGCATCACCATGAACGTTTTGACGGAAAAGGATATCCTTACGGCCTTAAAGGTGAAGCAATCCCTTTTTGGGCGCGTATGATTGCAGTTGCAGATACCTATAATGCACTGACCAGCGATCGCCCTTACCGGAAAGGAATGCCTGTTGAAAAAGCTTTTCAGATTATAAGAGATGTCGGAAATACACAACTTTGCCCGGATTGTGTAAGCCTCTTTTTCAAATGCACCGAACAATGGTCTATTTCGAGTGCCTTTCCGGACACAATTTATTCTTTCCCCCTAAATGATTGCTCCCAAACGCCACAGCAAGCACATTCCCCGTTTCCTGCCGAGTAAGACTTCAACTCTTATGGAATTGTAATGAAGCTCACCGCCACAGAGCGAACGGAATGTCTATTATCGTTGCGGTTATTGATTTGATGATGCTGTTTGCAAATATATGGAGCTAATATTATTACAAATTTGAAATTACACTACCAGAATAATACACAAAACTGTAATTTATTTCATACAATTCCCAACTCGTATCTTCTGCTAATAATCGCATAACTGTTTATTATCACAATATCATACTATTTATAAAGCATAACATGGTATATTCCTTGCTCTTAATTTTGATTTACAATTTTTTTGCATCATTTATAAAACAAAATCTAACGATAGGAAGAATACTTATGAAGAATAAATCTTTACTTACCGCTTTAGTTTCCGTCCTTTTTACATTAACTCCACAAATTATTCTTGCAGCTGAAAATACGCCTGTGGATACAGGCACTACCTCATGGATGCTGACTTCAACCGCATTTGTGCTTTTGATGGTTCCCGGCCTTGCCATGTTTTACGGAGGTCTGGTTAGAACAAAAAACGTGCTTAGCACCATGATGCTCAGTTTCGTATCAATGGCTGTTATCGGCGTTCTCTGGGTAGCATGCGGCTACAGCATTGCATTCGGCCCTAATATCCTTGGCGGTTTTGCCGGATGGAGCAATGATTATTTCTTTCTGAAAGGCATTGATGATGTAATTGTAAATGGAGTCCCGGAATATGTACTTGCTATGTTTCAGGGTAAGTTTGCGATCATTGCACCAGCTTTAATCAGCGGTGCGCTGGTTGAACGCGTTTACTTTCGCGGCTATATCACCTTTATAATACTTTGGATGCTTTTTATTTACTGCCCGTTGTGCCACTGGGTATGGGCTACAGACGGCTGGCTTTATAATGCAGGCGCAAGCGGTGTTATTGACCTTGCGGGAGGACTTGTAATTCATGTATCCGCAGGATTCAGCGCACTTGTTGTAGCGATATTTCTGGGCCCCAGGATTGGTTATCCCAAAACTCCGATGGCCCCTAATAATCTGGTAATGACTTTGACAGGAGCCGGTCTTTTATGGGTAGGCTGGTTTGGCTTCAATGCCGGTTCAACAGTACACAGCGGTCTGGATACTGCCAGGGCGCTGACCATGACACAGGTTTCGGCCGCAAGCGGTGCCCTGACCTGGCTAATTATAGAATACTTTAAGTTTCGCAAGGCTACAGCACTTGGATTTGCTTCAGGCATACTTGCCGGGCTTGTTGCAATAACTCCTGCTGCAGGCGTGGTATTGCCATATGGCGCAATTATATTGGGAGCCCTGTCATCAGTTATATGTTTTTATGCTCTTACCGTTAAAGTGAAGTTAGGATATGACGACAGTCTGGATTGTTTTGGAATACACGGTGTGGGAAGCGGTCTGGGAGTGATTATGCTTTCCTTTTTTATCCGTGACAGCTGGATGCAAAGCGCTTCTGCTGCCGCCCATAAAGTCTGGACTATCTGGGATCAGCTTTCAATTCAGTTGATAGGCATCGGCGCTACAATATTGTTTGCGGTAGTCGGCACCCTGGTGATTTGTTTTCTTGTTGAAAAAACTGTTGGCTTCAGGATTGCTGCTGATTTAGAGGCTATAGGGCTTGACCAGTCCATCCACGGAGAACATGGCTATGGTTCCATGCAGGAATACTAGGAAAGAAGGGTTCGAGGGGCCAAGGAGTCAAGGGGTCAAGTGAAATGCTTAAAGCATTATAAAGCCATCACTTGAACCCTGGAATCCTCGAATCCTCGAATCCTTGACCCCTTTTTTTGTTTATTCCAAACCAAGATCAAAAAGACTGTTGGCGTTTTTCCAGAAAATGTTTTCAAGCTGCTCTTTTGTAATTTTGCCTGTTTCATGCAATTTTACAAATTTTTCAATTTCATATTTCTGAAACTGCCAGGGGGTATCGGTACCAAAAAGTAATTTTTCCTGATTATGATTATTTAACATATATAGAAAATTATCAAGGCTTACATCATGATCATTTCGCGGCCAGTCACAATTATAGTAACTGCTGGACAGTTCTATATATATACCGCTGTCGATTAAATTCCTGCGCTCAAAATCATAAATAAAAAGGCCCCCGCCGTGAGCGGCAATAATCTCTAAATTCGGCAAAATATCATGCAGTTTGAGCAATTTGCTGGGATTGGCATAATATTCCGGCAAATCATCATTAGTAAGATGTTTTGGAGGTACTCTGGAAGTGTCAAATATTACGGGAAAACCCATATCAGAAATTTTTTCGAAAAACTTTAAAGACTGGCGTGAAGTAATATTAAAGCGCTGAAAGACACTATGAAGCTTTATCATCCTGGCATTTTTTGATTTAAGATCAGCCAGTATTTCATCAAGGCGCGGATGGTTCGGGTGCAAATTTCCACAAAATACGGCCCGTTCGTCTCTTTTGCTTTCATTGTAGTAAAAATCATTGATACGTTCAATTTTTCTTGGATCTTTTACTACAGGCAGAATAAAATATTTTGCTATGCCATTTTCATCAGCAGATTTTGAAAGGTCGTCTAAAGTGCCGTCAGCACCTCGTCTGAAATTCAACTCGGTTGCAAAATCTATGGAAAAGGTGTCTTCAATATATTTCTCACGGTATTCCTCTTCAAAGATGTGGGTATGAGCATCTATGATATGTTTGGGTCTAACACTGTAATCACTCAATTAACTTTCTCCTGAAACAACATTTTTTTTATTTATCTTTTTTCTTTTCTTTTTTCTCCTGCTTTTTTTCCTTTGAGCTTTTAGCCGGTTTCTTTTTTTCTTCTTTTTTTTTATCCATTCCTTTTCCCATGGTTACCCTCCTTTTTCGTCATATCCTGTTTTAAAAGTTGTTTGCTCCTGGTTTTTTCAACAACAAAAATTCAATGCAACTGTTTTTATCTCAAATATTAATGCCTTTTAAAATAAAAAAATGCGGGAAATGGCAATAAAATCTTTTGTATATTATTCTATCCGAATTTTCAAATGATTTTGCATTTTACCTCTTTTCCCTTTATATGATTTTTTGATAGATGTATACATACTAATAATGTAACCCTTTGCAATTGTCTATCTTAGTAAATCTTGGGCTTTAGGTCTGGCTGATGATAGTACATTAATATACAGTACTGTATCAGATGGCGGGGTTTAAAAAATCAGGTGAGAGGTGTTCCGGGTTTTACATTTTTATCGAGAGTTGCAACTGTACAGCCATTTTCATCTACTGCTGCAAGCAACATACCGTTTGAAACTATCCCCATTATCTTTGCGGGTTTTAAATTTGCAACCACTATGACCTGCTTTCCGACCAATTCTTCCGGGCTGTAGCTTAAGGCAATGCCGGATATAATGGTTCGGGTATTGCCAAGATCTATTTCGAGTTTAAGTACTTTTTTTGCGCCTTTAATTTTTTCTGCTTTAATTATGGTTGCGACCCTTAAATCAATTTTAGAAAGCAGATCAATGGTTATTTCAGGTTTTATTTCCAAAACAGCAAGTTCTGCCTTTGCTTCGTTTACAGCCGTGTCCTCTTTTTTCTTATCGATTCTTGGGAAAAGGGTAATTGCTTTTGGTATACTTGTTCCGGGTGATAGTACTTTCCATGATTTAAGATGGTTTAAGTCATAAAATTTACTTTCCGGATTTTGCCCCAGATGGTGCTGCATGGTTTTTGCCGTATCAGGCATTATTGGATAAATAAGCCCTGATACAATTCTTAATCCTTCAAGAAGATTATACATGACAAATGCAAGCTGTTTCTTTTCGGATTGCTTTTTTGCAAGCTCCCATGGCGCAGTAGTATCAACATATTTGTTCATCTGATTTATAAATTCCCAAACCGACATTAAAGCCTTATGGAATGAAAAACTTTCCATATCTTTTTCATATTCTTTTAAAGCACAAGTCGCATCAAATTTAAGCCCGCCTTGCATTTCCTCTTCGGTTTCGGAACTAATTTCGGGTATAACCCCCCCCAAATATTTGTGAACCATTGTGATTACTCTTGAAAACAGATTTCCAATATCATTTGCAAGATCAGAGTTTATACGCGAAACCAGGGCTTCCTCATTGAAACTTGAATCAAGGCCGAAAACCATTTCTCTTATAAGAAAATATCTGAAAGCATCCAGACCATATGTGTTTTTAAGCGAAAGTGGTTCAATAACATTTCCTATGCTTTTTGACATCTTGCTCTGATCAACATTCCAGTAACCGTGGACATTAAGATGCTTATATAATGGAATTCCTGCAGCTTTAAGCATTATTGGCCAGTATATTCCGTGAGGTTTTAAAATATCTTTTGCAATAATATGCTGGGCATTGGGCCAGTACTTATTAAATTGATCGCCATCTGGGTAACCCAGTGCAGTAATA
This window of the Pseudomonadota bacterium genome carries:
- the metG gene encoding methionine--tRNA ligase: MNNTFYITTPIYYVNAKPHLGHAYTSIIADVVCRYNSMLGKDTFFLTGTDEHGDKVVRAAEKEDLKPKEYADKISGLFKNLLPELNVNNNYFIRTTDPSHIKTVKQVLQKINDSGDIYYSEYEGLYCFGCERFYTERELVNGKCPDHETEPESIKESNYFFKMSRYQDWLIDHIKQNPDFIRPERYKNEVLSFLKEPLEDLCISRPKTRLEWGISLPFDDNYVTYVWFDALLNYITALGYPDGDQFNKYWPNAQHIIAKDILKPHGIYWPIMLKAAGIPLYKHLNVHGYWNVDQSKMSKSIGNVIEPLSLKNTYGLDAFRYFLIREMVFGLDSSFNEEALVSRINSDLANDIGNLFSRVITMVHKYLGGVIPEISSETEEEMQGGLKFDATCALKEYEKDMESFSFHKALMSVWEFINQMNKYVDTTAPWELAKKQSEKKQLAFVMYNLLEGLRIVSGLIYPIMPDTAKTMQHHLGQNPESKFYDLNHLKSWKVLSPGTSIPKAITLFPRIDKKKEDTAVNEAKAELAVLEIKPEITIDLLSKIDLRVATIIKAEKIKGAKKVLKLEIDLGNTRTIISGIALSYSPEELVGKQVIVVANLKPAKIMGIVSNGMLLAAVDENGCTVATLDKNVKPGTPLT
- a CDS encoding amidohydrolase codes for the protein MSDYSVRPKHIIDAHTHIFEEEYREKYIEDTFSIDFATELNFRRGADGTLDDLSKSADENGIAKYFILPVVKDPRKIERINDFYYNESKRDERAVFCGNLHPNHPRLDEILADLKSKNARMIKLHSVFQRFNITSRQSLKFFEKISDMGFPVIFDTSRVPPKHLTNDDLPEYYANPSKLLKLHDILPNLEIIAAHGGGLFIYDFERRNLIDSGIYIELSSSYYNCDWPRNDHDVSLDNFLYMLNNHNQEKLLFGTDTPWQFQKYEIEKFVKLHETGKITKEQLENIFWKNANSLFDLGLE
- a CDS encoding ammonium transporter, translating into MKNKSLLTALVSVLFTLTPQIILAAENTPVDTGTTSWMLTSTAFVLLMVPGLAMFYGGLVRTKNVLSTMMLSFVSMAVIGVLWVACGYSIAFGPNILGGFAGWSNDYFFLKGIDDVIVNGVPEYVLAMFQGKFAIIAPALISGALVERVYFRGYITFIILWMLFIYCPLCHWVWATDGWLYNAGASGVIDLAGGLVIHVSAGFSALVVAIFLGPRIGYPKTPMAPNNLVMTLTGAGLLWVGWFGFNAGSTVHSGLDTARALTMTQVSAASGALTWLIIEYFKFRKATALGFASGILAGLVAITPAAGVVLPYGAIILGALSSVICFYALTVKVKLGYDDSLDCFGIHGVGSGLGVIMLSFFIRDSWMQSASAAAHKVWTIWDQLSIQLIGIGATILFAVVGTLVICFLVEKTVGFRIAADLEAIGLDQSIHGEHGYGSMQEY
- a CDS encoding response regulator, encoding MNKHRILIVDDSPTIRKAIIRQLSSLDVELLIATNGRQGFDMVHSHQVDLVVTDVDMPQMDGITLCKKLQADHKTNAIPIIIQSSFDTESDIEKGFIAGASAYIPKKELSASLLQTVRSLLQKSSINRSRRVMIVDDSATIRKIVEKGLGKKGFQIMTAENGKVALSRIGDQLPHLILSDIDMPEMDGYAFCRILKENPDLATIPFVVMSARQEMSQVRRMLSIGADTYLFKPFNIDELVMLIEKLLSDQYRFLLMEKERLNTEQKLTVSSIASLVTALEARDAYTSGHSADVARIVSQMGALAGLEPEKVNRLKISGELHDIGKIGVKDAVLLKPGRLTDEEFESIKQHPVTGANILRPIESFADIIDVVQHHHERFDGKGYPYGLKGEAIPFWARMIAVADTYNALTSDRPYRKGMPVEKAFQIIRDVGNTQLCPDCVSLFFKCTEQWSISSAFPDTIYSFPLNDCSQTPQQAHSPFPAE